One candidate division Zixibacteria bacterium HGW-Zixibacteria-1 DNA window includes the following coding sequences:
- the folB gene encoding dihydroneopterin aldolase, giving the protein MDVIRLNKMVFYGYHGVSAAEKETGRRYEVDCELEADLAPPGQTDSIKDTIDYVAVYQKIQQIVEGKAFSLIESLARAIADAILEEFPVFRVTLRIRKMIPPIAGTIDHIEIEVTRRQPDTSKILADTKSKE; this is encoded by the coding sequence ATGGACGTTATCCGTCTCAACAAAATGGTTTTTTACGGCTATCACGGCGTCTCTGCCGCCGAGAAGGAAACCGGCCGGCGCTATGAGGTCGATTGCGAGCTCGAGGCCGATCTCGCCCCGCCCGGTCAGACCGACTCGATCAAGGACACGATCGACTACGTGGCGGTTTATCAAAAAATTCAGCAGATTGTCGAGGGTAAGGCCTTTTCGCTGATTGAAAGCCTGGCCCGGGCCATTGCCGACGCCATCCTTGAGGAATTCCCGGTTTTCAGGGTTACGCTGCGTATCAGGAAGATGATCCCGCCGATCGCCGGGACAATCGATCATATTGAAATCGAAGTAACGCGGCGCCAGCCTGATACTTCCAAGATTTTGGCCGATACAAAAAGTAAAGAATGA
- the panB gene encoding 3-methyl-2-oxobutanoate hydroxymethyltransferase, translating to MSVHNEHNGSKKITVSTFIKKKKQGEKIAVLTAYDYYTAKFLDRAGIDSLLVGDSAGMVVHGERSTLPVTMDIMIAHTRAVARGSTNALVIADMPFLSYQPSLETAITNAGRFLKEAYAEAVKIEGGIEMAATVKRLFECGIPVMGHIGHTPQSIHRFGGAKVKGRKEASKQYLLESAQALEEAGAFSMVLELIQTATASEITKLVHIPTIGIGSGKDCDGQVLVINDILGLYDEFKPKFVRRYADLSGIIEKAASAFINDVKTGSYPNDDESFE from the coding sequence ATGTCGGTGCACAACGAACATAACGGCTCGAAGAAAATCACCGTAAGTACATTCATAAAGAAAAAGAAACAGGGCGAGAAAATCGCCGTCCTGACCGCTTATGATTATTACACCGCCAAATTTCTCGACCGGGCCGGTATCGACTCGCTTCTGGTCGGCGACTCGGCCGGGATGGTCGTGCATGGCGAGCGGAGCACGCTCCCGGTCACCATGGATATCATGATCGCCCACACGCGCGCCGTGGCGCGCGGCAGCACCAATGCCCTCGTCATTGCCGATATGCCGTTCCTGTCATACCAGCCGTCGCTGGAAACCGCCATCACCAACGCCGGGCGCTTTCTCAAGGAAGCTTATGCCGAGGCGGTCAAAATCGAGGGCGGGATCGAGATGGCCGCGACCGTCAAGCGGCTGTTCGAATGCGGGATTCCGGTGATGGGCCATATCGGCCACACCCCGCAGTCGATTCATCGGTTCGGCGGCGCCAAAGTGAAAGGGCGCAAGGAAGCCTCGAAACAGTACCTTCTCGAATCGGCGCAGGCGCTCGAGGAAGCGGGCGCTTTCTCGATGGTGCTCGAGCTGATCCAAACCGCCACCGCCTCCGAGATCACGAAGCTGGTGCATATTCCGACGATCGGCATCGGCTCCGGCAAAGATTGCGACGGGCAGGTGCTGGTAATTAATGATATATTGGGTTTGTATGATGAGTTCAAGCCGAAGTTTGTTCGCCGCTACGCTGACCTATCCGGCATCATCGAAAAAGCGGCCAGTGCTTTTATCAACGATGTCAAAACCGGCTCCTACCCAAACGACGACGAGTCGTTTGAGTAG
- the folK gene encoding 2-amino-4-hydroxy-6-hydroxymethyldihydropteridine diphosphokinase, whose protein sequence is MAKKEKIMPQTVYLGLGSNLGDRENNLLTACRLISAMEGFETIDFSPLYVSEAVEMDENSPSFLNMVIKGQFNYSPLELLANIEKIEKQVGRKSKGDYKPRSLDIDILLFEDHVCRMERLTVPHPKLTKRPFMLVPLLQIEPDLVHPLTKRRFDSYLRKKDRQSIILFKEISIKHANT, encoded by the coding sequence ATGGCCAAAAAGGAGAAAATAATGCCGCAAACCGTATATCTGGGATTGGGTTCGAACCTTGGTGACCGTGAGAATAATCTGCTGACCGCCTGCCGGTTGATATCGGCTATGGAAGGTTTCGAAACCATCGACTTCTCCCCTCTTTATGTCAGCGAGGCGGTCGAAATGGATGAAAATTCTCCGTCATTTCTCAATATGGTGATTAAGGGTCAGTTCAATTATTCCCCGCTGGAGCTTCTCGCCAACATCGAAAAAATAGAAAAGCAGGTGGGACGCAAAAGCAAGGGCGATTACAAACCGCGTTCACTGGATATCGATATTCTTCTATTCGAGGATCATGTCTGCAGGATGGAGCGCCTGACGGTGCCGCACCCCAAATTGACCAAACGGCCCTTTATGCTGGTGCCGCTGCTTCAAATCGAGCCCGACCTGGTCCACCCATTGACAAAGAGGCGGTTTGATTCATATCTTAGGAAAAAAGACAGGCAGAGCATAATATTATTCAAGGAAATCAGCATCAAACATGCCAATACCTAA
- a CDS encoding deacylase, translated as MPLTKLKEYLDSHNIKYVTISHSPAYTAQGVAASAHVSGRELAKTVMVWIEGKLAMVVLPASARVNFALLKEVIGSDNIELAHEQEFRDMFPDCDLGAMPPFGNLYGLDVYVSEKLADQDEIAFNACTHTEIVKMAFDDYERLVRPKILRFSYY; from the coding sequence ATGCCGTTGACAAAACTTAAAGAATACCTTGATAGTCATAACATAAAATATGTGACTATCAGCCACTCTCCCGCTTATACCGCCCAGGGCGTGGCGGCCTCGGCCCATGTTTCAGGGAGAGAGCTGGCCAAGACGGTGATGGTCTGGATTGAGGGAAAGCTGGCCATGGTGGTGCTGCCGGCCTCGGCCCGGGTCAATTTTGCCTTGCTGAAGGAAGTCATTGGTTCGGACAATATCGAACTGGCGCATGAGCAGGAGTTTCGTGATATGTTTCCGGATTGCGATCTGGGAGCCATGCCGCCATTTGGAAATCTATATGGTCTCGATGTCTATGTCTCGGAGAAACTTGCCGATCAGGATGAAATCGCTTTCAATGCCTGCACGCATACTGAAATAGTCAAAATGGCATTCGACGACTATGAAAGGTTGGTACGGCCCAAAATTTTACGTTTTTCTTATTACTAG
- a CDS encoding class II aldolase family protein codes for MTFIIFKFNMVIYMNYSAERTLMVEIGRRLYRNGFVPGTDGNISCLVASDKILITPSGSAKGFLKPEDLVLVDPRGGLISGVGKPSSEMLMHLFVYQRRPDIKACCHAHPPYATAMSIIGRGLPPDILPEVILSVGDIPLTDYASPGTEAVPQALEPFIKDHVAFMLRNHGVLTIGRDPEEAFYRMETVEHFAKIFYIAGGAGEIDPLDNPEIERLRKIAEAIRQERKL; via the coding sequence TTGACTTTTATAATTTTTAAGTTTAATATGGTAATTTATATGAATTATTCCGCAGAAAGAACATTAATGGTCGAAATCGGCCGCCGTTTGTATCGGAACGGTTTTGTCCCCGGAACGGACGGCAATATCTCCTGCCTTGTTGCCAGCGATAAAATACTCATAACCCCGTCCGGATCAGCCAAAGGTTTTCTTAAGCCGGAAGACCTGGTTCTGGTCGATCCGAGGGGTGGGCTGATTTCAGGGGTCGGAAAGCCATCATCGGAAATGCTGATGCATCTCTTTGTCTACCAACGGCGCCCCGATATAAAGGCCTGTTGCCATGCGCACCCCCCCTATGCCACCGCTATGTCGATTATCGGCCGTGGACTGCCGCCCGATATTCTGCCTGAAGTCATTCTTTCGGTCGGAGATATCCCCCTGACCGATTATGCCTCGCCCGGGACCGAAGCCGTCCCACAGGCGCTTGAACCGTTCATAAAAGACCATGTGGCTTTCATGCTTCGAAATCACGGCGTTCTGACAATCGGCCGGGACCCGGAAGAAGCCTTTTATCGCATGGAAACGGTTGAACATTTTGCCAAAATATTTTATATTGCCGGCGGCGCCGGAGAAATTGACCCTCTTGACAACCCCGAGATCGAAAGGCTGAGAAAAATTGCTGAAGCCATAAGACAGGAACGCAAATTATGA
- a CDS encoding AAA family ATPase, with product MKHKILITGKPGAGKTTLMRKLAECVKDRNPAGFYTVEIREAGIRKGFELVGLDGRRQQLAHIDIKSRFRVGKYGVDIERFDEFLAGLEFDKPNCDLIIIDEIGKMECFSQVFINRINSVMNSGKAILAVVALKGGGLIESVKRRADVEVYDLTIENRDNLLDQILGLLQK from the coding sequence ATGAAGCATAAAATTCTTATCACGGGAAAGCCGGGCGCCGGCAAGACAACACTCATGCGGAAATTGGCGGAATGTGTAAAGGACCGAAATCCGGCCGGGTTCTATACCGTCGAAATAAGAGAAGCCGGTATCAGGAAAGGATTTGAACTGGTCGGCCTGGATGGACGAAGGCAGCAGCTTGCTCATATCGATATTAAAAGTCGCTTTCGGGTCGGCAAATATGGGGTCGATATTGAGCGATTCGATGAGTTTCTGGCCGGACTTGAGTTTGACAAACCCAATTGTGATCTGATAATCATTGATGAAATAGGGAAGATGGAATGCTTCTCGCAGGTTTTTATAAACAGGATAAACAGTGTCATGAATTCCGGTAAGGCGATCCTGGCCGTCGTGGCTTTGAAAGGGGGCGGGCTTATTGAGTCGGTCAAAAGGCGGGCAGATGTTGAGGTATATGATTTAACGATTGAAAACCGGGATAATCTCTTAGATCAAATTCTTGGGTTACTGCAAAAATAA
- a CDS encoding deoxynucleoside kinase: MPIPNYIAIEGVIGAGKTTLARMLAQKIGAEILRDDAMNNPFLVDFYKDRKRYSFSVQMFFLLTRYQQQQQSLLVRDLFAEKIVADYSFIRDHIFATVNLSKRELILYEKILPLLKSDIPKPDLTIYLQTSTPVLLDRIKKRNFGFERNIDVDYINDLNEAFNYFFFHYDDSPLLVVKTDDIDFVANQDDFENLVEEINKPISGKKYYVPAGHAIK, encoded by the coding sequence ATGCCAATACCTAATTATATCGCCATTGAAGGCGTTATCGGCGCGGGCAAGACGACGCTGGCAAGGATGCTGGCACAAAAGATCGGCGCCGAGATTTTGCGGGACGATGCAATGAACAATCCCTTCCTGGTCGATTTCTACAAGGACCGGAAAAGATATTCCTTCTCGGTGCAGATGTTTTTTCTGCTGACCCGCTACCAGCAGCAACAGCAGTCGCTTCTCGTGCGCGATCTCTTTGCCGAAAAAATCGTCGCCGACTATTCATTCATCCGCGACCACATTTTCGCCACCGTCAATCTTTCCAAACGCGAACTGATACTGTATGAAAAAATTCTGCCGCTTCTCAAATCCGATATCCCCAAACCGGACCTGACCATATATTTGCAGACATCCACCCCGGTGCTATTGGACCGAATCAAGAAACGAAATTTCGGTTTCGAGAGAAATATCGATGTCGATTATATCAACGACCTGAATGAAGCCTTCAACTATTTCTTTTTCCACTATGACGACTCTCCCCTGCTGGTCGTCAAGACCGATGATATCGACTTTGTCGCCAATCAGGATGATTTCGAGAATCTGGTGGAAGAAATCAACAAACCCATCTCCGGCAAGAAGTACTATGTTCCGGCCGGACATGCCATCAAGTAA
- a CDS encoding RNA polymerase subunit sigma gives MVAKQSLKYRDEDRSLDLYLREIGETPLIDAAEEVRLAKQIKLGNMKALEALTKANLRFVVSVAKQYQNQGLSLADLINEGNIGLIKAAKRFDETRGFKFISYAVWWIRQAILQALAEQSRIVRLPLNRVGTLHKIGKISSSLEQDLGREPSPDEIAKELDLSEGEVSDTLKISNSHLSLDAPFSVSEDNSLIDILEDEFQPAPDEELLESSLKMEIEKALDTLTPREAEVISLYFGLNHEKALTLEEIGARFSLTRERVRQIKEKAIRRLRHASRSRSLRAYLN, from the coding sequence ATTGTGGCTAAGCAATCATTAAAGTACCGTGATGAAGACAGATCTCTGGATCTGTATCTCCGAGAGATCGGAGAAACGCCACTTATCGACGCTGCCGAGGAAGTGAGACTGGCGAAACAGATCAAGCTGGGCAATATGAAAGCCCTGGAAGCATTGACCAAGGCCAATCTCAGATTCGTCGTCTCTGTCGCCAAGCAGTATCAAAACCAGGGCCTGTCGCTGGCCGATTTGATCAATGAAGGCAACATCGGTTTGATCAAGGCGGCCAAGCGTTTCGATGAAACGCGCGGTTTCAAGTTTATCAGTTATGCCGTGTGGTGGATTCGTCAGGCAATCCTGCAGGCACTGGCCGAGCAGAGCCGCATTGTGCGGCTGCCGCTCAACCGGGTCGGAACTTTGCACAAGATAGGTAAAATTTCGAGCTCGTTAGAACAGGATCTGGGACGCGAGCCGTCGCCGGATGAAATCGCCAAAGAGCTCGACCTTTCCGAGGGCGAAGTTTCGGACACGCTTAAAATCTCCAATTCGCATCTCTCGCTCGATGCACCCTTTTCGGTTTCCGAGGATAATTCGCTGATCGATATCCTCGAGGATGAATTCCAGCCCGCTCCCGATGAGGAATTACTGGAATCATCCCTGAAAATGGAAATCGAAAAGGCCCTGGATACATTAACGCCGCGTGAGGCCGAAGTGATCAGCCTGTATTTCGGACTGAATCATGAAAAGGCTCTGACACTCGAAGAGATCGGCGCCCGCTTCTCCCTGACACGGGAAAGGGTGCGTCAGATCAAGGAAAAAGCGATCCGCCGTCTGCGCCATGCATCGCGGAGCCGGTCGCTGCGAGCTTATTTGAATTAA